In one Methylobacterium sp. SyP6R genomic region, the following are encoded:
- a CDS encoding acyl carrier protein: MVEISDIRDVLKSLESLKAVVDGLSDDDDLFEKGLDSFGSVQLMLALEERFDIEFPDSALGRRSFSTIRIIRDTVSGLAQQEAA, from the coding sequence ATGGTCGAAATCTCTGACATCCGCGACGTGCTGAAGTCGCTGGAATCGCTGAAGGCCGTCGTCGATGGGCTGTCGGACGACGACGACCTGTTCGAGAAGGGACTGGATTCCTTCGGTTCGGTGCAGCTGATGCTGGCCCTCGAGGAGCGATTCGACATCGAGTTCCCCGATTCGGCGCTCGGCCGGCGCTCGTTCTCGACCATCCGCATCATCCGGGACACCGTCTCGGGCCTGGCCCAGCAGGAGGCCGCATGA
- a CDS encoding acyl-CoA dehydrogenase family protein — translation MHVEVAAALPAATPAPAGDLDARAKRVAEQAARHADAVDREGRFPAEAVAALKAERLFGIQVPRSLGGEGASMSEIAELCAVLGRACSAAAMVFAMHHIKLASLVTHGLDSAWHCTLMERIAAEQMLIASSTTEAGIGGDLRNSLCAVEVEGDTFRLTKEASVISYGAQADLILATARRHKEAATSDQVLVALLADQITLERTSVWDTLGMRGTCSDGFLLKAEGLPVAQVLQKPFAEIAAQSMLAASHLLWGSVWFGISSYAVDRARAFVQAEARKKPGQVPPGALRLAEAANELQAMKSTVVAGLARYEAAKGDPDALSAIGFSIMLNNVKTTVSVQAVDIVQRALSVVGIMGYKNGTPFSLGRQLRDVLSAPLMINNDRILSNTANLLLVQKGSGKLLSA, via the coding sequence ATGCACGTCGAGGTCGCGGCGGCTCTGCCCGCCGCGACGCCGGCCCCGGCGGGCGACCTCGACGCGCGGGCCAAGCGCGTCGCGGAACAAGCCGCCCGCCACGCCGACGCCGTCGACCGCGAGGGCCGCTTCCCGGCCGAGGCGGTCGCCGCGCTCAAGGCCGAGCGCCTCTTCGGCATCCAGGTCCCGCGCTCCCTGGGCGGGGAGGGGGCCTCGATGAGCGAGATCGCCGAGCTTTGCGCGGTTCTCGGGCGCGCCTGCTCGGCCGCCGCGATGGTATTCGCGATGCACCACATCAAGCTCGCGAGCCTCGTCACCCACGGCCTCGACAGCGCCTGGCACTGCACGCTGATGGAGCGGATCGCCGCCGAACAGATGCTGATCGCCTCCTCGACCACCGAGGCCGGCATCGGGGGCGATCTGCGCAACAGCCTCTGCGCCGTCGAGGTGGAGGGCGACACCTTCCGCCTGACCAAGGAGGCGAGCGTCATCTCCTACGGCGCGCAGGCCGACCTGATCCTCGCCACCGCCCGCCGCCACAAGGAGGCCGCGACCTCCGACCAGGTGCTGGTGGCGCTGCTCGCCGACCAGATCACGCTCGAGCGCACCAGCGTGTGGGACACGCTCGGCATGCGCGGCACCTGCAGCGACGGCTTCCTGCTCAAGGCCGAGGGCCTGCCCGTGGCCCAGGTGCTCCAGAAACCCTTCGCGGAGATCGCCGCGCAATCGATGCTCGCCGCCTCGCACCTGCTCTGGGGCAGCGTGTGGTTCGGCATCAGCAGCTACGCGGTCGACCGTGCCCGCGCCTTCGTGCAGGCCGAGGCGCGCAAGAAGCCGGGCCAGGTGCCTCCAGGCGCCCTGCGCCTGGCGGAAGCCGCCAACGAACTCCAGGCGATGAAGAGCACGGTCGTCGCCGGGCTCGCCCGCTACGAGGCCGCCAAGGGCGACCCCGATGCGTTGAGCGCGATCGGCTTCTCGATCATGCTCAACAACGTCAAGACCACCGTCTCGGTCCAGGCCGTCGACATCGTGCAGCGGGCGCTCAGCGTCGTCGGCATCATGGGCTACAAGAACGGCACCCCGTTCAGCCTCGGCCGGCAGCTGCGCGACGTCCTCTCGGCGCCGCTGATGATCAACAACGATCGCATCCTCTCCAACACCGCCAACCTCCTGCTGGTGCAGAAGGGCAGCGGCAAGCTCCTGAGCGCGTGA
- a CDS encoding amino acid--[acyl-carrier-protein] ligase — protein MDQSLSPSDLLPAFDDAEAPAPRSFLDRLFDRGLLIRTGVDGLYGRSGAFESVVEALDRLVSRIGGADGAETLRFPPGMARSSFERSGYLKGFPHLAGTVHSFCGNEADHARLLACLDAGEDWTAKQAATDIVLTPAACYPLYPVAAARGRLPEGGLLFDLQSYCFRHEPSLEPTRMQLFRMREYVRMGTPEQVLAFRELWLTRGTKMMSDLGLPLAIDPANDPFFGRAGKMLANNQRAQALKFELNVPVNSEDKPTACLSFNYHQDHFGTTWGIAQADGSTAHTACVGFGLERITLALLRHHGLDLDAWPAEVRAQLFG, from the coding sequence ATGGACCAGAGCCTCTCCCCCTCCGATCTCCTGCCCGCCTTCGACGATGCCGAGGCGCCCGCGCCGCGCTCGTTCCTCGACCGCCTGTTCGATCGCGGCCTCCTGATCCGCACCGGGGTCGACGGTCTCTACGGCCGCTCCGGCGCCTTCGAGAGCGTGGTCGAAGCCCTCGACCGGCTGGTCTCGCGCATCGGCGGCGCCGACGGCGCCGAAACCTTACGCTTCCCGCCCGGCATGGCCCGCTCCAGCTTCGAGCGCAGCGGCTACCTCAAGGGCTTCCCGCACCTCGCCGGCACGGTGCACAGCTTCTGCGGCAACGAGGCGGACCATGCCCGGCTCCTCGCCTGCCTGGACGCCGGCGAGGACTGGACCGCCAAGCAGGCCGCCACCGACATCGTCCTGACCCCGGCCGCCTGCTACCCGCTCTATCCGGTCGCCGCCGCCCGCGGCCGGCTGCCCGAGGGTGGGCTGCTGTTCGACCTGCAATCCTACTGCTTCCGGCACGAACCCTCGCTGGAGCCGACCCGGATGCAGCTGTTCCGCATGCGCGAATACGTCCGCATGGGCACGCCGGAGCAGGTTCTGGCCTTCCGCGAACTGTGGCTGACGCGCGGCACCAAGATGATGAGCGATCTCGGCCTGCCGCTCGCCATCGACCCGGCCAACGATCCGTTCTTCGGCCGCGCCGGCAAGATGCTGGCCAACAACCAGCGCGCCCAGGCGCTGAAGTTCGAGCTGAACGTGCCGGTCAACAGCGAGGACAAGCCGACCGCCTGCCTCAGCTTCAACTACCACCAGGACCATTTCGGCACGACCTGGGGTATCGCCCAGGCCGACGGCTCCACCGCCCACACGGCCTGCGTCGGCTTCGGCCTGGAGCGGATCACGCTTGCGCTCCTGCGCCACCACGGCCTCGACCTCGACGCCTGGCCGGCGGAGGTCCGCGCCCAGCTGTTCGGCTGA
- the repA gene encoding plasmid partitioning protein RepA: MNQHTPPQPPAPVAPAATIGAHAATLRAQLQAISSGLFPPTAAKGLRRFTSTEAARIIGVTVSRLQQLAADGLGPQPEVSANGRRSYTLADIHGLRAYLDENTRGGRRYQPRRSGSEHLQVVAVANFKGGSGKTTTTAHLAQSLVLRGYRVLAIDLDPQASLSALLGVQPELDVGADETLYGAIRYDDSRPLRDVVRPTYFTGLDLVPANLELMEFEHETPRALTRRRAGEPLFFDRVAHAIDSVASSYDIVVIDCPPQLGYLTLSALCAATSLLITVHPQMLDVASMSQFLAMTEDLLGVVAESGGRLQYDWLRYLVTRYEQQDAPQTRIVGMLRTLFEDAVLTAPMLKSSAVSDAGLSKQTLYEIGRESVTRSTYDRALESLEAVNGEIEGLIRRAWGRS; the protein is encoded by the coding sequence ATGAATCAGCACACGCCGCCGCAACCCCCCGCCCCGGTGGCACCCGCCGCGACGATCGGCGCCCATGCGGCGACGCTTCGCGCGCAGCTCCAGGCGATCTCGTCGGGCCTCTTCCCGCCCACCGCCGCCAAGGGCCTGCGCCGCTTCACCTCGACCGAGGCCGCCCGGATCATCGGCGTGACGGTGTCGCGGCTCCAGCAGCTCGCCGCCGACGGGCTCGGGCCGCAGCCGGAGGTCTCGGCCAATGGCCGCCGCTCCTACACGCTCGCCGACATCCACGGCCTGCGCGCCTATCTCGACGAGAATACCCGGGGCGGCCGACGCTACCAGCCGCGGCGTTCGGGCTCCGAACACCTGCAGGTGGTGGCGGTGGCGAACTTCAAGGGCGGGTCGGGCAAGACCACCACCACCGCCCACCTCGCCCAGTCCCTGGTGCTGCGCGGCTACCGGGTGCTCGCCATCGACCTCGACCCGCAGGCCAGCCTCTCGGCGCTGCTGGGCGTGCAGCCGGAACTCGATGTCGGGGCCGACGAGACGCTCTACGGCGCGATCCGGTACGACGACTCCAGGCCGCTTCGCGACGTGGTGCGCCCGACCTACTTCACCGGCCTCGACCTGGTGCCGGCCAATCTCGAACTGATGGAGTTCGAGCACGAGACGCCGCGGGCGCTCACCCGCCGCCGGGCCGGCGAGCCGCTGTTCTTCGATCGGGTCGCCCACGCCATCGACTCGGTGGCCTCGTCCTACGACATCGTCGTGATCGATTGCCCGCCGCAACTCGGCTACCTGACCCTCTCGGCACTCTGCGCCGCGACCTCGCTGCTCATCACCGTGCATCCGCAGATGCTCGACGTCGCCTCGATGAGCCAGTTCCTGGCGATGACCGAGGACCTGCTCGGCGTGGTGGCCGAATCCGGCGGGCGCCTGCAATACGACTGGCTGCGCTATCTGGTGACCCGCTACGAGCAGCAGGATGCGCCCCAGACCCGCATCGTCGGCATGCTGCGCACCCTGTTCGAGGATGCGGTGCTGACTGCGCCGATGCTCAAATCCTCTGCCGTGTCCGATGCCGGCCTGTCGAAGCAGACCCTCTACGAGATCGGCCGCGAGAGCGTGACCCGCTCGACCTACGACCGGGCGCTCGAATCGCTCGAGGCCGTCAACGGCGAGATCGAGGGTCTGATCCGCCGCGCCTGGGGCCGGTCATGA